In Helicoverpa armigera isolate CAAS_96S chromosome 17, ASM3070526v1, whole genome shotgun sequence, the sequence GGATGCTGCCTATATGGGCCATTGTGTTCCCCACTGTTACTCTTGGTGTTACAAAGTATATTGCTCAGTAAGTATTATATCTTACTCCTTTTGTTAGCTTCACCCAAATGTATAACTAGTATAATTCAGTAGCTTTTGTATTCCATTCATAATCTGGACCATATCTATCTAAGTTGTATATATGctttacttaaatataacttCATAATATGATTAATCTTTTTCAGCATAACGTTCAAGAAAATCACTGAAAAGATTCTTCGCTTCCAACAAAGACACAAACATGAACTCAGTGACTCTTACAATGTGAACTATACAAAAAATTCAACAAACCCCCTGATTGAGGATATTAGTTTAAAAGCTAATATCATATCTTTCATTGCTATGGAAATTATATTCTTTCCCGTTGAAACTATAATACATAGACTTCATATACAGGTAATTATAAATAGTATGACTCAGTATTCAGTAATGAAATTAATgtagcaaaaatgttttttttttttaataaataagaatcaTAACTATGCATTATTTGATTCCAGGGCACTAGAACAATAGTAGACAACTTAGACACTGGCACATCAGTGATACCCATTCTAACTGGGTATGAAGGCTTCATGGACTGCTACAGCTCAACCTTAGCCAAGGAGGGTGTCTCTGGTCTCTACAAGGGCTTTGGAGCCCTGGTGCTACAGTTGGCAGCACACTTGGCCATCATCAAACTAACCACTCTAGTAGTATCAGAAGTATCAAACCTCCTGAAACCAGCTAAATCACCAACATCCGAGGACTCTGTTCActcacaacaaaaatatttattcaactaGTCCatggtaaatatttataaaatttattaagtAAGTGTAATTGAGAAagcattgtcaaaaattaacacaatatattGGTTTCTTATAACactgatatttattatttgggaaaCCTCTAAGGACtgtaatgttataatttttcatcATCCCCATAGACTAGACTAgttcaataatattaaattgtcaataaataaactgtatgAAAGATCTTGGGTATCCTAGATTGCTATGGCTAGATTAGAAAATGTTCTAATATTGGTTACAACAATTAACTTATTCAAAACTTGAGACAGCTGCACAacaatttgtaatatttgtttttgttacttttttatgttgcaCTAGAAGTAAGTGAAATGTATAGCTTGTTAGAAGAGTGTTGAGTAAAATCAggctgttttaaataaatatttgattcaaaatgcattttttttattattactttgcTACATACATGTTTAAGAGATACACTATTACTTATGATGGTGtcacataaaaataatctaatttaCAAGTACTACATCCTAGGTAAGTTGTAATTAATGAGACAATACAAATCTTCCTTTCAGTAATCTTCGCATAATAACTTTACGGCCATTCGGTTTGGACATCCTAGTTTTCCAGCCATGACGATTTACTCTTCGTACTTCATTAGGTCGCGGGAAATAGCAGCGCACATTAGTTCTAATTGACGACAAGGAAAAACAATCTGGTTTCACTAAACTTGTAGCAGGCATCATCGTTGAAGCCACCTGCATGGTTTGCCTTATAAACCTGCAAATATATAAGTTATAATTAGTACAGGAACCTTAACTTTAATACATGAAAAGGACGTAGGATTTAATAAGTTTACCTAAGAGGTTGAAGTATAGTTGAAATCACTCCAGACATGTTTGGtatataagataaataaaactacaGCTTACTGATAAATTTATGGTTATTGTGTGtcgataaaatataacaatttaagCTATTCTTTAACAACACGGCTCAGTTTACTGCACGAGTTAAAAATTTCATAATGACACTTTCCAAAAGTCCTTATGTCAATTGTCATCATTGACAATGGTACGACAGCGCAGcgcaatttttaatttaacaatcgACTAAGAATTTGgtataacaaataatacaatTCTGCTTTATTCACATtcctcgtcaaataactttgcctgtCTGAAGTCAGCCTTTGGACTCTTTGTGTATGTGTAGTGGTATTTCAACTTATGACTAGGTACCTATCGCTATCGTCAAATCCTTCTTAGGTTCTAGCTAATTTTGGACCGGGAAGGTCAAGTAATGCAATTGAAAGCCCATGAACAAAGCATACGATTGTTAAAAAGATTTATTCTTACCGCTATGTCAAGCGAAATGTGATGCACATTTGAGCAAATTTTAGTCGATGTTCAATAAATTTCTGTACTGGCGATTGtcagtagaaataaataaatcagccCAAGTGGGAAGTCTTAAAAACCTTTAAATGGGAAGTCTATGGTTTACGGTAGAAGAATAATATGGCGGACCAAAATAACAAGGGCGCTAAAAGATTATTTTGGATATTTGTGATTTCTATCAAATCAGTGACTGGCTAAAACTTTGCAGTgcatttgttatgtttttactatattatttatttcaaatattgcaTGAAAGTAAGTAAATGTGAca encodes:
- the LOC110370360 gene encoding large ribosomal subunit protein bL34m isoform X1, whose product is MSGVISTILQPLRFIRQTMQVASTMMPATSLVKPDCFSLSSIRTNVRCYFPRPNEVRRVNRHGWKTRMSKPNGRKVIMRRLLKGRFVLSH
- the LOC110370360 gene encoding large ribosomal subunit protein bL34m isoform X2; this encodes MQVASTMMPATSLVKPDCFSLSSIRTNVRCYFPRPNEVRRVNRHGWKTRMSKPNGRKVIMRRLLKGRFVLSH